In a genomic window of Aggregatimonas sangjinii:
- a CDS encoding Do family serine endopeptidase produces the protein MKNKLTVQKGWKIYLFSALIALVVSFAVLKGNQWSQDKSVTIQQVSGVNGHHVLYTADNDGNIKPLDFTNTSEKVLDAVVHIRSSRTMTNGNVQQFDYRQLPDPFREFFGDRFNDAPQSPDGNLQPQPMYGTGSGVIINKEGYIITNNHVIDDADEVQVTLYNNETYDATVIGTDPTTDLALLQIKADNLKTMAMVNSDDVEVGEWVLAVGNPMGLNSTVTAGIVSAKARNININKEKFAVESFIQTDAAINPGNSGGALVNLEGNLIGINTAIASRTGTYNGYGFAVPSNIVTKVVEDILNYGSVQRGMLGVTIRTMDGTLAQEKNVDFSKGVWVENVGENSAADKAGIEAGDIIIKVNDVLVNTSPRLQEIIASKRPGDKVNVAVKRNGKEKSFDVVLENSKGTTAIMKKEKKEVLNLLGADFETLDADTAKKLNIDGGVKVVRLYPGKIRKETQMREGFIITHIDGKEVKNIEDVAAILEDKDGGVLLEGTYEDKPGSHYYAFGMDS, from the coding sequence ATGAAAAACAAATTGACTGTACAAAAAGGATGGAAAATCTATCTTTTCTCCGCACTTATCGCATTAGTGGTAAGTTTTGCCGTACTGAAGGGTAATCAATGGTCGCAAGACAAATCGGTTACCATTCAACAGGTAAGTGGTGTAAACGGACATCATGTTCTTTATACTGCCGATAACGACGGGAATATAAAACCGTTGGATTTTACGAATACCTCTGAGAAGGTCTTGGATGCCGTCGTGCATATCAGGTCTTCACGAACCATGACGAATGGAAATGTTCAACAATTTGACTATCGCCAATTACCCGACCCTTTCAGGGAATTTTTTGGAGACAGATTCAACGATGCCCCACAATCCCCAGATGGCAATTTACAGCCCCAACCAATGTACGGGACCGGTTCGGGTGTGATTATTAACAAAGAGGGCTATATCATCACGAACAACCACGTAATCGACGATGCCGACGAGGTTCAAGTTACGCTTTACAATAACGAGACGTATGACGCAACAGTGATAGGCACAGATCCCACGACCGATTTGGCATTATTGCAAATCAAAGCCGACAACTTAAAGACGATGGCGATGGTCAACTCCGATGATGTAGAAGTCGGGGAATGGGTACTGGCGGTAGGAAACCCAATGGGACTGAATTCTACGGTTACGGCAGGAATAGTAAGCGCAAAGGCGCGAAACATCAATATCAATAAAGAGAAGTTCGCCGTAGAGTCCTTTATCCAGACCGATGCTGCCATTAACCCTGGAAACAGTGGTGGTGCCTTGGTAAATCTTGAGGGTAATTTAATCGGGATAAACACCGCAATCGCGAGTAGAACAGGAACCTATAATGGGTATGGTTTTGCGGTTCCGAGCAATATCGTGACCAAGGTGGTCGAAGATATTCTCAACTATGGCAGCGTACAACGTGGCATGTTGGGTGTGACCATCCGCACGATGGACGGCACCCTCGCCCAGGAAAAAAATGTGGATTTTTCGAAAGGTGTCTGGGTAGAGAATGTCGGTGAGAACAGTGCCGCCGATAAGGCCGGTATTGAAGCGGGTGACATCATTATAAAGGTCAACGATGTTTTGGTAAATACGTCTCCGAGGTTGCAGGAAATTATAGCAAGTAAAAGACCTGGCGATAAAGTAAATGTTGCGGTAAAACGCAACGGTAAGGAAAAGAGCTTTGATGTGGTTCTGGAAAACTCTAAAGGCACCACGGCTATTATGAAGAAAGAAAAAAAGGAGGTATTGAATCTGCTAGGGGCCGATTTTGAAACCCTGGATGCGGATACTGCCAAAAAGTTAAATATTGACGGAGGGGTTAAAGTGGTGCGACTGTATCCCGGTAAAATCAGAAAGGAAACGCAAATGCGCGAAGGTTTTATCATTACCCATATCGATGGCAAAGAAGTGAAGAATATTGAAGATGTGGCAGCCATTCTTGAAGACAAAGATGGCGGGGTACTGTTGGAAGGCACCTATGAGGACAAACCTGGCAGCCATTACTACGCCTTTGGTATGGATTCTTAA
- a CDS encoding DnaJ C-terminal domain-containing protein, translating into MQFRDYYNILGVGRNASDKEMKKAYRKLAAQYHPDKNEGDKASEEKFKEISEAYQVLGSSEKRKQYDALGSDWEQFQQSGATYDDFVQQRKQHTNRERKRSYEYAGGSGFDNGSGFSDFFESFFGGGGGRGRANYDFPGADVSGKISISLYEAYQGTERILDVDGEKIKLKIKPGAYDGLQLRAKGKGQKGSGGKSGDLYVDIHVERHSVFNRRGDNLHTDTPVDVFKAILGGKQQVETLSGKVNITIPEGTQNGKTVRLKGKGMPIYGKAGKFGDLLATINVKLPENLTVKQKELLKQVRDNV; encoded by the coding sequence ATGCAGTTCAGAGACTATTACAACATATTGGGCGTAGGACGAAATGCCAGCGATAAGGAAATGAAAAAAGCCTATCGTAAATTGGCTGCACAATACCATCCCGATAAAAACGAGGGCGACAAGGCTTCTGAAGAGAAGTTCAAAGAAATTTCCGAAGCCTATCAGGTGCTCGGTTCAAGCGAAAAACGAAAGCAATATGACGCCCTTGGCTCGGACTGGGAACAATTTCAACAATCGGGTGCCACTTATGATGATTTCGTACAACAACGTAAACAGCATACCAACAGGGAAAGAAAACGTTCATACGAATATGCGGGAGGAAGTGGTTTCGATAATGGAAGCGGTTTTTCCGATTTCTTCGAATCGTTTTTCGGCGGTGGTGGTGGTCGAGGTCGGGCAAACTACGATTTTCCGGGAGCGGATGTTTCCGGTAAGATTTCCATAAGCTTGTATGAAGCCTACCAAGGCACCGAACGAATTTTGGATGTAGATGGGGAGAAAATCAAGCTAAAAATAAAACCGGGAGCCTACGACGGTTTGCAATTACGAGCCAAAGGAAAAGGCCAAAAAGGTAGTGGTGGTAAGTCGGGGGACCTTTATGTAGATATTCACGTAGAAAGACATTCCGTTTTCAATCGTAGGGGCGATAATCTTCATACCGATACACCGGTAGATGTTTTCAAGGCCATTTTGGGTGGTAAACAGCAGGTTGAAACACTCTCGGGAAAAGTCAACATCACCATTCCTGAAGGCACCCAGAACGGTAAGACGGTAAGGCTCAAGGGTAAGGGAATGCCTATTTACGGGAAGGCAGGTAAATTTGGGGATCTATTGGCGACTATAAATGTGAAACTCCCTGAAAATTTGACAGTAAAACAAAAGGAATTATTGAAACAAGTACGCGACAACGTATAA
- a CDS encoding DUF1206 domain-containing protein, translating into MDDRIKKIAKTGYASKGMVYALTGILAFGAAFGLGSTSEGKLGVLKFLQDQPFGNVLLGVLGLGLLCYSFWRFYQSIKDPENIGTDKKDVGKRIGFFFSGLVYLGLGIYSIYQITASSGGSGANKTSMIPSEYLNYIFYAIAIGLAIKAVFQFVKAYKGEFLKKFYLDTISNVSTRKTIKWLGYGGMISRGIVVGIVSYFFFVAADTASKGNIKGTSEAFAFLRKNSEGPWLMGLVALGLVAFGLYMFIMAKYRRFDD; encoded by the coding sequence ATGGATGACCGAATTAAAAAAATAGCGAAAACCGGCTACGCTTCAAAAGGTATGGTTTACGCATTGACCGGGATATTGGCTTTCGGCGCGGCCTTCGGACTGGGTAGTACTTCCGAAGGAAAATTGGGAGTTCTTAAATTTTTACAGGACCAGCCTTTTGGAAATGTGCTTTTAGGGGTTTTAGGACTTGGATTGTTGTGCTATTCATTTTGGCGATTTTATCAAAGTATTAAAGATCCGGAGAATATTGGTACGGATAAAAAGGACGTTGGGAAACGTATCGGATTTTTCTTCAGCGGTTTAGTCTATCTGGGCCTCGGTATCTACTCCATCTATCAAATTACCGCTTCCTCCGGTGGCAGTGGTGCAAATAAAACTTCAATGATTCCGTCGGAATATTTGAATTATATCTTTTATGCCATAGCCATCGGTCTGGCAATTAAGGCCGTGTTCCAGTTCGTTAAGGCGTACAAGGGAGAGTTCTTAAAAAAGTTTTATTTAGATACCATCTCGAATGTAAGTACAAGAAAAACAATCAAGTGGTTGGGCTACGGAGGTATGATTTCAAGAGGAATTGTTGTGGGCATCGTATCATATTTCTTTTTCGTGGCAGCGGATACGGCCAGCAAAGGAAACATAAAAGGAACCTCGGAAGCTTTTGCTTTTCTAAGAAAAAATTCTGAAGGACCGTGGTTGATGGGTTTGGTCGCCCTTGGTCTGGTAGCGTTCGGCTTATATATGTTCATTATGGCAAAATACCGTAGGTTTGATGATTAG
- a CDS encoding AI-2E family transporter: MAAKEEKVTVSEAKFHKRILSSIGLVSAAILLILFVLFGFRIILLVLAGILVAAFFLGIAGFIENKTPLSRNISLLVSVLLVVGILVGSSFLLAPHISEQIVSLKEKLPQATEKTLQDIEQTKLGGLIVQRIENIELGANKGQIAKFFGSLFGTFSTLYIIFFLGMFFMIAPMTYVNGLIKLFPKARRERTEEILLAMGKTLKSWLLGKLLSMLIVGILTGIGLSILGVPLALTLAIFAALISFIPNFGPLIALVPAFLLAFTESPTTALYVAMLYLGVQAIESNVLTPMIQKKMISLPMAMVLIAQIALGLFTGLLGVILAVPLVAAIIVLVKMAYIEDILGDTSIDVKYEDSSNE, translated from the coding sequence ATGGCGGCTAAAGAAGAGAAAGTTACTGTATCCGAGGCAAAATTCCACAAGCGGATACTGTCTTCCATTGGCTTGGTCTCGGCCGCCATATTGCTCATCTTATTCGTACTTTTCGGATTCCGGATCATACTACTTGTTTTAGCGGGTATCTTAGTAGCTGCTTTTTTTTTGGGAATCGCCGGATTTATTGAAAATAAAACACCCCTCAGCCGCAACATTTCCCTTTTGGTCTCGGTTTTGTTGGTAGTTGGAATTTTAGTAGGAAGCTCATTTCTCCTAGCGCCTCACATTTCCGAACAAATCGTATCCTTAAAGGAAAAACTACCACAAGCAACCGAAAAAACACTACAAGATATAGAACAAACGAAACTAGGAGGTTTGATCGTACAACGTATTGAGAATATCGAACTAGGCGCGAACAAAGGGCAAATCGCTAAATTTTTTGGTTCTTTATTTGGAACGTTCAGCACTTTGTACATAATTTTTTTTCTGGGAATGTTCTTCATGATAGCGCCAATGACCTATGTAAATGGGCTCATAAAACTTTTTCCTAAAGCGCGAAGAGAACGTACTGAGGAAATACTTTTGGCTATGGGTAAGACCTTAAAAAGTTGGTTATTGGGAAAATTGCTTTCCATGCTTATTGTTGGTATCCTGACAGGTATCGGTCTTAGTATTCTAGGGGTGCCATTAGCGTTAACCTTGGCGATTTTCGCAGCCCTCATTAGTTTTATTCCGAATTTCGGTCCGCTGATAGCCTTGGTGCCAGCATTTCTACTGGCTTTTACCGAAAGTCCCACGACTGCCTTGTATGTAGCGATGTTATATTTGGGTGTTCAGGCTATCGAAAGTAACGTACTGACTCCAATGATTCAAAAGAAGATGATCTCACTACCTATGGCTATGGTTCTCATTGCGCAAATCGCACTCGGACTATTTACCGGTCTTTTAGGTGTCATTTTAGCAGTTCCCCTGGTAGCGGCCATCATAGTTTTGGTAAAAATGGCATATATAGAGGACATTTTGGGGGATACATCAATTGATGTGAAATACGAAGACTCTTCCAATGAATAG